In Balneola sp., one genomic interval encodes:
- a CDS encoding DUF4440 domain-containing protein: MIKPKAINKTFQASSLILFLIMSATQLVYAQSATTVQEIADLSEQKWTWMADKNVNKLDSLFHEKSKFVHMSGTWNKDRELEIIETGSIWYKNAEVHDVVVEVFDETAILWNRITLLAVVRGHEVSNEFTVTEIYKKYESDWKLLDLTFSSVRDIHSIEK, translated from the coding sequence ATGATCAAACCAAAAGCTATAAATAAGACATTTCAAGCATCCTCTTTGATATTGTTTTTAATCATGTCGGCTACTCAATTGGTATACGCACAAAGTGCAACTACCGTACAGGAGATTGCCGATCTCTCAGAACAAAAATGGACTTGGATGGCAGATAAAAACGTGAACAAGCTTGATTCTTTATTTCACGAGAAATCGAAATTCGTACATATGAGTGGAACCTGGAATAAAGACAGGGAACTCGAAATCATTGAAACCGGGAGTATTTGGTACAAAAATGCAGAAGTTCATGATGTGGTAGTTGAGGTCTTTGACGAGACAGCCATCCTTTGGAACCGCATTACACTACTTGCTGTAGTTCGGGGACATGAGGTCTCCAATGAATTCACGGTTACTGAGATTTACAAGAAATATGAGAGTGACTGGAAGTTGCTTGATCTTACATTTAGCAGCGTGCGCGACATTCATAGTATTGAAAAATGA
- a CDS encoding DUF4440 domain-containing protein, which yields MKTIILSLLLIIVNVQLTTAQETSLNQEIIELSGDKWTWMADKDVEKLDDLFHDKSVFIHMGGSWGKERELNIIEGGGIWYKKADIHEVSVNIIDDTAILLNRITLLAEVGGNEVTNPFEVTEVYVKQNEDWKLASLSFTRLFSGGDD from the coding sequence ATGAAGACAATCATACTCAGCCTACTTTTAATAATCGTAAACGTTCAGCTTACAACAGCTCAGGAAACATCTTTAAATCAGGAGATTATCGAACTCTCTGGTGATAAATGGACGTGGATGGCAGATAAAGATGTAGAAAAGCTTGATGACCTATTCCACGACAAGTCTGTATTTATACACATGGGGGGATCATGGGGAAAAGAAAGAGAACTCAATATTATAGAGGGCGGAGGGATCTGGTATAAAAAAGCAGATATTCATGAGGTTTCCGTAAATATCATTGATGATACCGCAATTCTTTTGAATAGAATTACTCTTTTGGCTGAAGTCGGCGGAAATGAAGTTACAAATCCTTTTGAAGTAACCGAAGTCTATGTCAAGCAAAATGAAGACTGGAAATTAGCCTCCTTGTCCTTTACGCGTTTGTTTTCAGGCGGAGATGATTAG
- a CDS encoding cupin, with translation MTTFKTYASILSICFSLLLTSQVVAQTENKTLKSETIFPKGEKLESDNFTGTAWVSFLIPPDSLNQTYVGNVTFEPGARTNWHSHPAGQIILVTDGVGYYQEKGSPKKILRKGDSVKCPPNLPHWHGASPDNEFVQLAISSSEHGSTKWLEPVTDEEYNSTAED, from the coding sequence ATGACTACCTTCAAAACTTACGCTTCCATACTTTCGATATGTTTCTCTCTTCTGCTTACTTCTCAGGTTGTAGCACAAACTGAAAATAAAACATTGAAATCGGAAACTATCTTTCCAAAAGGTGAGAAATTAGAAAGTGACAATTTTACCGGTACGGCATGGGTGAGTTTCTTGATTCCGCCTGACAGCCTTAATCAAACATACGTTGGCAATGTTACATTTGAACCGGGAGCAAGAACAAATTGGCATTCCCATCCAGCTGGTCAGATTATTTTAGTTACGGATGGTGTAGGGTATTATCAGGAAAAAGGAAGCCCAAAGAAGATTCTTAGAAAAGGAGATTCTGTTAAGTGTCCACCTAATTTACCACATTGGCACGGGGCTAGTCCTGATAATGAGTTCGTACAGCTTGCTATTTCAAGTAGTGAACATGGTTCTACAAAATGGTTAGAGCCGGTGACGGATGAGGAGTATAACTCTACGGCTGAGGACTGA